ACCGATTACAAACAGTTTTACCTGTAAGATATCATGggggaaatcacaaaagaatgCATAGGATTAGTAAGTAGCTGAAAGTGCATGCTTGATAGGGATGTTGATGACAAGTGTCAGTGCCCTGTGGTTTAATCAGGACGGGAACAAAATGGCACCCAAGAATGGCGCTGGGAGTCAAGCTCACCACCGCTCAACTCTTTTCTCCATAACAAACTGTCCATGAGGCCCGTCAGCATCTGAGGGCAAAAGGGCCAAGTACACGGGGGTCTCCGCTCCTTCTTCTGGGCTTTTTGGTGGCCCTGGGCCCTGCCATGTCAGTTCTCACCCATCCTGGACAGCAGGCATTCAGGAGGATCTTGTCACCTCCCCTCTGTGCACTCAGGTTCCTGGCATAGATTCTGGATAGGACTGTGACCCCGATCTTTGACACACCATATGCGGTGTTAGGCCAGCCCTCCTTCTGGTGCACCCCATTCTTTGTATCTTCCACAAACTTGTTCATGAGCGCCACCAGCTCCTCCTCTGTGATGGTCTCACTACGGAACTTCTGCTGCAGCTCTGGGCTGCAGGATCTTAGGGCTCCGAGACTGACCATGCTTGACACATTGACCACTCTGCCTGAAACACAGTACACACCATTACACGGAAAGACATGCACAGGGAAGACCAAGACCAAGACTGCCAAGCTTGCTTTAGGCTCCTGATGGAACAAAAATGGCAAATTTTCACATGATTATTACATGGAAAACATCATAACCCTTCATTTTGGGGTGACAAAAAAGATccggaagtagagagtgctgatggttgtacaacacttCAGATGTATTTTAtgacactaaattgtacactaaaCCACAACTGTTTGTGCAATGACTGACccctcacagcctgtgaacaccCATATGGCCCCAGTATCAGGGCCTCCATCTTTAAACTCTCAGTGTCCAAAACGAGCAGCCAAGTCACCTGGGATAACAACTGATACCGTAAAGGTGTCACCTCTTGAGTAACAAACCTCAAACACTTTACTGGATTCTAATAGTCCAGACAGGGAACTAAGTCTCTGCCTGGCTCCTCTAGACCTTTTAAGGGTTTGTACTCATCACATTCCCTCTGTCTTTTCTTATTCCCACAGTACCTGCTCTCATCGTCTCTGGAATGCCAAGCCTTTTTCACCATACACAGCAGTCTTTTACCACAGTCTCCTGTCTCCTGGAGACAGGGAGAAGCGGGAGGAGTGGAAAAGTGGAGAGAACCAGCCCTGCAAAAGCAGACTGGAGAGCAATTGTACACGCATGCACTCAGCTCAAAGCCACTCACTTTAACCTTTCTAAGGGTGGCAGCTTGCCTTAACTGATGTGTATTTTTTGGGATGGAGTGCCCCTCCCATCCCATGACCTTGGGGTAAGGATTATAGTAGTTTACAAGGAAAAAACAAGGTAATTGTTATGGCCAGAATACTAAGCATGCCCGAGGTACTTAACAGCAGTCTGGAGTTAGGCCAGCTCAGGTTACAGAGATCCCTCTACACTGGCtaagcagcttggacttgttcctgAGGGGTTTTCAGAAGGGGACTGTCTGCAGAGACAGTATAGACAATGCAGGGAAAGGAAGACCCAGGAAAGGCCATCACTCAGGTGGGCTTGCCCTTGCCCAGAAATGACAGTGGAGGGCCTGAGCTGGAGCTAGGATGGAGGCGATGAACTGGGGAGAAACTGGCAGGCAAACTTAAGACCTGGTAAATGATTTCAGGGGGTGAGCCAtggtgacctccagggtcctggcCTGGTGGATGGGGGGGCGGGTCACTGAGCAAGATGGCTGAAGAGACAGGAGGAGTACCCCTTCGGAAATGTCTGCTTTTATGTGGAGGGAAGGGCGGggtgggagcaggagggcagtcaGGAGGAGATGAGAGGCAGGAGGACAAATACTTGGGTTTGGAGCTTTGGGAGTGTTGTGGACAGATGACAGATTTAGGAGGGTCTATTATTGAATtgttggcgcaaatggttaacagctgggctactaactgaaaggctggtggatgGAAACTACCCGgaagtacttcagaagaaaggcctggtgatctgcttcccaaaggtcacagccatgaaaatcacgtggagcagttctgctctgcaacataTTGGGTcttcatgagtgggaatcgactcgactgcagctgGTTTAATGAattggtggagtccctgggaggtgcaaacggttaaagagctcagctgataactgaaatgttgaaagttcaggtccacccagaggagcctcagaaaaaatgcctggtgatatacttctgaaaaatcagccatcaaagcCCAGTGCAGCCAAGTTCTACTTGTACTcacatgaatcagaactgactagacagcaacagttttttttttcttattctaaagTTTTTATCAGGggccttaaaaacttgtgagcggccatttaagatacaaatATTGGTCTCTGTTCatctggagaaaaagagaaagaaggaaagcagagactaaaagaacaaagtagtctacagggctaatctacatgaaccacggcctcatctaccctgagaccagaagaactgggtggtgtccAGCTACtcccaaccattctgatcagggtcacaatagaaggagttaaaattttgctctacactgttctccagctctgaccaggaccctctactgtgatccctgtcagagcagtcggtggtggtagctgggcaccatctagttgagaaaaatgtgaaatagaacctcaaattctcaaaaaaatccaaacttacTGGATAAGCTGTGATTGTAAGACTCCcacaactattgccctgagatactctttaaatcttgaaccaaaactagcccTAAGGTGACCTTTAAAATAACAGATTCGCTCACAAAATAAAgtgtatcacccatgagtactgtgctccttaaaGAAATcatctataggagaccaaatggtcagtaATTATTCTAAAgcagatgagaaggtaagggaacagggaaattagattaatggaaacaaccagaacagaaataatgagacttCATGTACTGTGAAGAATGTATCCAATGCCACTGAAAAATGTGTGTAGAAatcgttgaatgggaacctaatccACTATGTAAATcttcaccaaaaacaataaaatatgatttaaaaaattattcagtgAATTGGTAACAATGCTTCCATCACCAACTGGAGTCCAGCTCCCCTGGACTGAATATGATCACTCTGGGACCAGAGAGGAAGGCGAGAGAACAATAGGTGAATCCTAAGGGAACCCAACGTGTGAGGGGCATCTGAGCTAAGACCTGAAGGATCAGAAAGAGCCAGGTGTGCAAAGATCTGCAGGACGGAGCACCCACGATGGCCCTTGGAGGAATACAAAGTCCTGAAGGAGAATGACACCTGGCAGGGTAGAGACACAGGGAGGGGCCGGTGTAGCTGGGGCTCTGTGAGCAAGCAGGAGCTGGAGAGATGGGTCAGGGGCCGGCAGAGGGCAGCTCCAGCGGGCTGGGCGCTAGAACGGTGTTCCTCATCACAGACTTACCTTGGGGTTTTATCAGGGGCAGCAACGCTGTGCAGACATCTCGGGTGCCGAAAAAGTTTGTTTTTAGTGTCACCTCTGCTTGAATATGAAAGGGTGTAGGATCAGCTCCTTTTGGGGAGAAAAGAACAGAGTTAATAAACTGTAGCAATGTACCAAAGTCATAGAGCGATTAGTCCCCAACACCCCCCAAAAAGAGTTACTGTGAAATCTGGCGAATTCTGAAAAGCCTGGCACCGGTTAATAGCACTGCGCCAATGTCAACTTTCTGGTCTGATGACGTCCTGTAGTTTATAGGATGGTACCAATGGGGGAGGCTGGGTAACCTGGTGCACAAGAccttctgtacttttttttcaaCTTCTTTATCATTCCAAAATACAAAGCTAAAAGCTCAGACAACTGCCCTAAAGTCGAATCAAAGAGAAATTGTttgaaaaaaatctggaaaagacACCCAAGAGTCCTGCCAGGGAAACATAAGGTCCCTCTGGCTGGGAAGTCCTCCAACTCCGAACAGCCTCGgctctcccctctccctcccccgcccACCGCCGgatccctccctctccttccctaaGGAGGCCTCCCCCAACCCCATAGGCGCAAGGGGCCCCACCGCAGCGTCCTCCGAGGCGGGCGCCCCTGGGACGCCGGTCCCCAGCACCTTACTCTTGAAGGCGATGCCTGCGTTGTTGACCAGCACGTTTAGTTCCCCGTACTCGCGGCGCAGGAAGTCGCGCAGGGCGCGGATGCTCTGCAGGTCGTCGATGTCCAGCTGGTGGAAGCGCGGGCTAAGGCCCTCGGCCTGCAGCTGCTGCACCGCCGCCCGGCCCCGCGCCTCGTCCCGCGCCGTGAGCACCACGTCCCCCGAGAACTGCCGGCACAACTCGCGCGCGATGGCGAAGCCGATGCCCTTGTTGGCCCCGGTCACCAGGGCCACGCGGCTGCAGGACGACATGGTCGGGTGAGGAGGCGGCGGCGCGGACCAGAGACCCGAAGATGAGGTGTAGGGCGTCTGTGCGGAGAGCGGACTAGGCTGTGCGCTCCAGGGGCGCGTCAGGCTGACGGCTGGAGGCTGCCTGGCGCGCACAAGCCTGATGCCTGCCAGGGCCCGCCGGGGCGGAGCGTGCAGGCGGGGATGCGGGCAAGGCCCTCGCCCAGGGGCAGTGGCCTGCGGTATAGCTCCACCCTCCCAGGGCTCAGCTGTTCCAGGCGCCACTTGCGGAGAATATCCAAGAGAGCCGCCTGGGAGGACTTTGCAAAACCTCCCTGGGGCTTCAGTGGTGGTAACTGCCTGCCTTGCAGTAAAGAATCTGccgctgacacttcaagcaccattggatcagccagatcatgtggcccaagtggcagagcgatTTGCATGGTAGCCTGAACCTGTTTCAGAGCCTTCTCTTATTcttggccccactcaaaactagcagcttttggaGTCAGTTGagaaataggccagagtagaacacccaaatgaggaatgtgTTCCCTCCAAAATCCAGCAGGACACACCAAGCATTCTGGCTCCTTTTTagctgtgggaggggccagacATAAtagcttatccttcactttagaaggaatatctcaacatcccccacaccactggacccctagaaatttcactgaggtgaaaaGTGCccaaatttttgtgggattaattgcCCAGCCTCTGgcatgcaaatattttaccaataagtccagagtcattgacacttcttccttactaggtccagtcagcataacatcatcaatgtaatggaccaatgtgacgtcttgtggaagagaaaggcGATCAATGTCCTGAGGGCTAAATTATGACATGGGGATGGAGAATAGAtctagctctgaggtaggcaactgaaggtctattggtggccttgccagctgaaggcaaactgcttcaggtggtccttcaaaacaggcatggagaaaaaggcattagccagatgaGTAGCTTCATGCCAATTACCAGGAGATGTATGAAttttctcaagcaatgaaaccacatctggaagaacagctgcaattggagtcaccacctggttaagtttccgATAACCCATTGTCATTctgcaagatccatctgttttttgcacaggccagataggcgagttgaatgggaatgtggtgggGATCAcaacccctgcatccttcaagtctttgatggtggcagtaatctctacaatccctccaggaatgcagtattgcttttagcttactgttttcctaggtaggggcattTCTAACACCTTCCACTTGGCtattcctaccataatagcccttccTCCATTTGTCAGTGATTCAATGTGAGGGTTCTGGCAGTTTCTGAATGTATCTATTCCAACTATGCATTCTCGAACTGGGAAAATCaccacaggatgggtttggggacccactggacctactgtgagatggacatgagctaagattccattaataacctgacctctatATGCCCCCAATCTATGGGTCACAGTGACATTtagggtctcctggaattagtcaGTTCACAGCCAGTATCCACCAATCtatgaaaagtctgattatttcattTTCCCCAATGAATTGTCAAGCTCATAAAAGGTCATAGATCTCTTTGGAGAAGGCTGAGACAAAGATTCACAGTATAAGTTCTAGGCAGTGTTTTGGACTCCTTCTTCAAGGAAACTGGGCCTCCTTTCCGTTCAAGGGGTTGTGAGtctgtaaactcactcaagtccaggaattgattgaggggccgtgACTATTCCAGTGATTCAAGTtggactgctgttcacttgacctgaaattcatccacttgtacagaccaagtaaatatttagtacatttcatatctatttcactcctagagaCACAATGTCTAAGTAGCCAATGCCCTAAGTCCGTaaaagtcagactattctgattactgctttgacaccactgtccattatggtaaccatgcccaacttgtctttgttgattgagtacagccacttggcccctacaacCCTGCAGTCAAATCCACCCCATTGTAGTTACAtgttttaattcagttagggcagttcccactgtcaaatcagacttaaataaaatagcaatcacagcagcccTCAAgcatgctggggctcccttcacaaatttgctcCTAACTCATGTGGTGAaaggtgtgttctctgggcaCTCTACGTGTGGGTCTCACCTGATAAACTCACTCTagtatgccaatttccctaaacctttggataccttcttctacggTATATCAAGGTAGGTCTGATAcgtcaacttgatttagtgtaggccaccatggAATCCAtgtttcagcaacccaaccaaataaactattaaatcctttcctaacttctggagctgaaacattgaatgaagaatctgcacTAAGTGGGCCCACATCaacaaactcagactgatccatctttttgTTCCTTGAAcactatcccacacccttaatagccattcccagaCATATTCCTCAGGTTTCCATTTACACATATCAGAAAAGCCAAGCAGTCTTTTGGATTATAACGTACCTCCacttgggtcacactttgtaattcaccttttggggctcactgggacttaagttatatgtctagaagccaaaattagaggtggggatgtgttttgagaacattcagtatTGTCTTCTAAGGCATCTGTGTCAGGCGAGTCCCTagacaatgactcagacaaaagtTCTTTAGAcatagctgggttaatctcattagatgggtgTAGAGGAGATAATGGCTTTACTTGGGGAGGGTGTTTAGCAGTCAAAGATAGAGTATCCTCTTCAGATGATATAGAGAGGGCTGGCTCTCTGTTGGCAGAAGCAATTCAACAGAATTCAGTGGCTCAATGTTTccagtttcctgattatctgcccatatggctccatcccaagtttcaagatccaatttcttcccaatcaatgctcttactttaacttcagacacctctcaaggTTGGTATTTGAGTTGACATTGTAATTCAGTtgctcttacaataagactctgggtttggtttttggtaatatcaTCTGTGTTACTATGAGAAATAGGCTTTCTTTACAGGGACAAGTGGAATCTTTGAGGTACTTTATGTAACACTTTAGCTTTGGGTTTGAAGCCCTGAGTTCATCTCTTCCTTTTGCCAGTTTGTCTGGCAAAAGTAGAACCAACCatccagcttccttatacttctgacaaaattgtagaaaggcatCACACATgtcatcacccagagcctcaatTTTCACCAATAGCTAATCTACTGGtgatgatattttgtgtatttgcgTTGCCACCTcctgccatggattagcagtgccctctttactactggaagcaaattcattcaacatctttaagactaaccagatgtGAGAATTAATTTAGGAAACTCattcctacatttttttttttccctttagaaccactcttggtaccaaatgtcttaggctgggttctccagagcagcaaaaccagaaaagtgtataaatacctatacaaagagacTTACATCAAGGAAATAATTCATACAGTTGTGAGGGCAGGACCGTCCACATTctgtgagtcaggatagaggcttctcctgattcacgtatgCGCAggtgctggcaaacccaagatcagcaggtcagatagctgggctgttgctcacaggctgtgaagactgatgaatgcCAAGAACAGCAAGCAAGACTACAGGTAAATTCCTAGCTTgaatcccaagaactagaggtcagacaaacaggagccaggagCAGGATTTAGAGAGAGCAGAAGCCCAAGAGCCTTCCCAGgaattccatttattttatttatttttttttttattattaacttttattgagcttcaagtgaacgtttacaaatcaagtcagtctgtcacatataagtttacatacatcttactccgtactcccacttgctctccccctaatgagtcagcccttccagtctctcctttcgtgacaattttgccagcttcccactctctctatcctcccatccccccctccagacaggagatgccaacacaatctcaagtgtccacctgatataattacctcactcttcatcagcatctctctcctacccactgtccagtccctttcatgtctgatgagttgtcctcggggatggttcctgtcctgtgccaacagaaggtctggggaccatgccgccgggattcctctggtctcagtcagaccattaagtatggtctttttatgagaatttggggtctgcatcccactgatctcctgctccctcaggggttctctgttgtgctccctgtcagggcagtcatcgattgtggccgggcaccaactagttcttctggtctcgggatgatgtaggtctctggttcatgtggccctttctgtctcttgggctcttagttgtcgtgtgaccttggtgttcttcattctcctttgctccaggtgggttgagaccaatggatgcatcttagatggccgcttgttagcatttaagaccccagacgccacatttcaaagtgggatgcagaatgttttcataatagaattattttgccaattgacttagaagtccccttaaaccatggtccccaaacccccacccttgctccgctgacctttgaagcattcattttatcccggaaacttctttacttttggtccagttcaattgagctgaccttccatgtattgagtgttgtccttcccttcacctaaagcagttcttatctactaattaatcaataagaaaccctctccctccctccctccctcccgccctcgtaaccacaaaagtatgtgttcttctcagtttatactatttctcaagatcttataatagtggtcttatacaatatttgtccttttgcctctgactcatttcgctcagcataatgccttccaggttcctccatgttatgaaatgtttcacagattcctcactgttctttatcgatgtgtagtattccattgtgtgaatataccacaatttatttaaccattcattcgttgatggacaccttggttgcttccagctttttgctattgtaaacagtgctgaaataaacatgggtgtgcatatatctgttcgtgtgaaggctcttgtatctctagggtatattccgaggagtgggatttctgggttgtatggtagttctatttctaactgtttaagataacgccagatagatttccaaagtggttgtaccattttacattcccaccagcagtgtataagagttccaatctctccgcagcctctccaacatttcttattttgtgttttttggattaaagccagccttgttggagtgagatggaatctcatcgtagttttaatttgcatttctctaatggctaatgatcgagagcattttctcatgtatgtgttagctgcctgaatatcttctttggtgaagtgtgtgttcatatcctttccccacttcttgattgggttgtttgtctttttgtggttgagttttaacagaatcatatagattttagagatcaggcgctggtcagagatgtcatagctgaaaattctttcccaatctgtaggtggtctttttactcttttggtgaagtctttagatgagcataggtgtttgatttttaggagctcccagttatcgggtttctcttcatcatttttggtaatttttgtattctgcttatgccttgtattagggctcctagggttgtccctactttttcttcgatgatctttatcgttttaatctttatgtttaggtctttgatccacttggagttagtttttgtgcatggtgtgaggtatgggtcctgtttcatttttttgcaaatggatatccagttatgccagcaccatttgttaaaaagactatcttttccccaattaactgacactgggcctttgtcaaatatcagctgctcatatgtggatggatttatatctgggttctcaattctgttccattggtctatgtgcctgttgttgtaccagtaccaggctgttttgactactgtggctgtataatagcttctgaaatcaggtagagtgaggcctcccactttcttcttctttttcagtaatgatttgcttatccgaggcttctttcccttccatatgaaattggtgatttgtttctctatcaccttaaaaaatgacattagaatttggatcggaagtgcattgtatgtatagatggcttttggtagaatagacatttttactatgttaagtcttcctatccatgagcaaggtatgtttttccactgaagtatgtcctttttaatttcttgtagtagagctatgtagttttctttgtataggtcttttacatccttcgtaagatttattcctaagtattttatcttcttgggggctactgtgaatggtattgatttggttatttcctctttgatgttctttttgttgatgtagaggaatccaagtgatttttgtatgtttattttataacctgagactccgccaaactcttctattaatttcagtagttttctggaggattccttagggttttctgtgtataagatcatgtcatctgcaaatagagataattttacttcctccttgccaatccggatgccttttatttctttgtctagcctaattgacctggctaggacttctagcacgatgttgaataagagcggtgataaagggcattcttgtctggttcccgttctgaagggaaatgctttcaggttctctccatttagagtgatattggctgttggctttgcatagatgccctttattatgttgaggaattttccttcaattcctattttggtaagagtttttatcataaatgggtgttggactttgtca
The window above is part of the Elephas maximus indicus isolate mEleMax1 chromosome 2, mEleMax1 primary haplotype, whole genome shotgun sequence genome. Proteins encoded here:
- the LOC126070545 gene encoding carbonyl reductase [NADPH] 1-like, which produces MSSCSRVALVTGANKGIGFAIARELCRQFSGDVVLTARDEARGRAAVQQLQAEGLSPRFHQLDIDDLQSIRALRDFLRREYGELNVLVNNAGIAFKRADPTPFHIQAEVTLKTNFFGTRDVCTALLPLIKPQGRVVNVSSMVSLGALRSCSPELQQKFRSETITEEELVALMNKFVEDTKNGVHQKEGWPNTAYGVSKIGVTVLSRIYARNLSAQRGGDKILLNACCPGWVRTDMAGPRATKKPRRRSGDPRVLGPFALRC